Proteins encoded within one genomic window of Solibaculum mannosilyticum:
- a CDS encoding helix-turn-helix domain-containing protein has product MEYSELYVGRIRSLCHKRGISINKLAAMSDVKQSTLDNIIRGVTRNPRVKTLHKIAIAFNMTLSEFLDFDSLNNYSFDDDSDETF; this is encoded by the coding sequence ATGGAATATTCCGAACTCTATGTGGGACGCATTCGCAGCCTATGCCACAAGCGCGGTATTTCAATCAATAAATTGGCCGCTATGAGTGATGTGAAACAATCTACCCTGGATAACATTATCCGAGGCGTTACCAGAAATCCTCGTGTCAAAACACTTCATAAAATCGCTATTGCATTCAATATGACCCTTTCGGAATTTCTGGATTTTGATTCACTAAACAACTATTCTTTTGACGATGATTCGGATGAGACGTTTTGA
- a CDS encoding glycogen/starch/alpha-glucan phosphorylase: MKVNQTITKQQFRDALRQKLSHHFGVQPENADYDTYYRALGLLVRDILQDKRKNFNDQVREKEGKQVYYLCMEFLMGRSLKNNLYNLGLEDIAREVLSDFDIKLENIYKREPDAGLGNGGLGRLAACFLDGLATGDYAAMGYSLRYEFGIFRQKLVDGWQTELPDAWLPGGDVWLVKRPNHTVEIKFDGHIKESWDGNYHHVEQVDYNAVEAVPYDMYVPGADGKGVAVLRLWSACAPGLDMNLFNQGDYIRAVERDAMAEVITKVLYPSDNHREGKSLRLRQQYFLVSASIQDIIHRHLSQYGSLSNLPDKVAIQLNDTHPALAIPELMRIMLDECGMGWEEAWDLVTRTVAYTNHTVMAEALEVWPEDLFQSLLPRIHQIVQEINRRASEEMMMKTGGNSQKVSNMAIISYGMVKMANLSVIGSHSVNGVSQLHSQILKDTVFHDFYTLYPEKFKNVTNGIAYRRWLCQSNPELTQLLTKLIGPGFTTDASQLQKFGKFENDKTVLAELETIKRNNKVRLSNTIQRQSGILVDPDSIFDVQVKRLHEYKRQHLNALHILALYQYIKENPNADVKPHTFIFGAKAAPGYYLAKQIIQMICKIGQMLEKDPQVRDLIKIVYLEDYRVTVAEELMPAADVSEQISLAGTEASGTGNMKLMINGAITLGTLDGANVEIHRAVGDDNIVLFGLKADEVDSLKASGYNPMVYYNNNAYLRGAIDMLSRGIEGTDFNDIRNSLMNKDPYMVMADFEDYHRAHQYINQIYGDRDTWNKMSLHNIAGAGIFSADRSIAEYAGNIWHAQPILTKED, translated from the coding sequence ATGAAGGTCAATCAAACCATTACCAAACAGCAGTTTCGTGACGCGCTCCGGCAGAAATTATCTCATCATTTTGGAGTGCAGCCGGAAAACGCCGATTATGACACATATTATCGAGCCCTGGGCTTGCTGGTGCGGGATATCCTGCAGGACAAACGCAAGAACTTCAACGACCAGGTTCGGGAAAAAGAAGGCAAACAGGTTTATTATCTCTGTATGGAATTCCTGATGGGCCGTTCTCTTAAGAATAATCTTTATAACCTGGGCCTGGAGGATATTGCCCGGGAAGTACTGTCTGATTTTGATATCAAGCTGGAAAATATCTATAAAAGGGAACCCGACGCCGGCCTCGGCAACGGCGGTTTGGGACGTCTGGCCGCCTGTTTCTTAGACGGCCTGGCTACCGGCGATTACGCTGCAATGGGATATTCGCTGCGCTATGAGTTCGGCATTTTCCGTCAGAAACTGGTGGACGGCTGGCAGACCGAGCTGCCCGATGCCTGGCTGCCCGGAGGCGATGTGTGGCTGGTCAAACGTCCCAACCACACGGTGGAAATCAAGTTCGACGGCCATATTAAGGAATCCTGGGACGGTAATTACCATCATGTGGAACAGGTGGATTACAATGCAGTGGAAGCCGTCCCTTACGATATGTACGTCCCCGGCGCCGACGGCAAGGGTGTGGCGGTGCTGCGCCTTTGGTCGGCCTGTGCCCCGGGCCTGGATATGAACCTCTTCAACCAGGGCGACTACATCCGTGCTGTGGAGCGGGACGCCATGGCTGAAGTCATCACCAAGGTCCTCTATCCCTCCGACAACCACCGGGAGGGCAAGAGTTTGCGCCTGCGCCAGCAGTATTTCCTGGTGTCGGCTTCCATTCAGGATATCATCCACCGCCATCTGTCCCAGTACGGCTCCTTGAGCAATCTGCCGGACAAAGTGGCCATCCAGCTCAACGATACCCATCCCGCCCTGGCCATCCCCGAACTGATGCGCATCATGCTGGACGAGTGCGGCATGGGCTGGGAGGAAGCTTGGGATCTGGTGACCCGTACGGTGGCCTATACCAACCACACCGTCATGGCTGAAGCCCTGGAAGTTTGGCCGGAAGATTTGTTCCAGAGCCTCCTGCCTCGGATCCATCAGATCGTTCAGGAGATCAACCGCCGCGCCAGCGAGGAAATGATGATGAAAACCGGCGGCAATTCCCAGAAGGTCAGCAATATGGCCATCATCAGCTACGGTATGGTCAAGATGGCCAACTTAAGCGTCATCGGTTCCCATTCGGTCAACGGCGTATCCCAGCTGCACAGCCAGATCCTTAAGGATACGGTGTTCCACGACTTCTATACCCTCTATCCGGAGAAGTTTAAAAATGTCACAAACGGCATCGCTTACCGCCGTTGGCTGTGCCAGTCGAACCCTGAACTGACCCAGCTCCTCACAAAACTCATCGGCCCCGGATTTACTACGGATGCCTCTCAGCTCCAGAAATTCGGCAAGTTTGAAAATGATAAAACCGTCCTCGCCGAGCTGGAAACCATCAAACGAAACAATAAAGTCCGTCTTTCCAACACCATCCAGAGACAAAGCGGCATCTTGGTGGATCCGGATTCTATTTTCGACGTCCAGGTCAAGCGCCTGCATGAATACAAACGCCAGCATCTCAACGCTTTGCACATCCTCGCCCTTTACCAGTATATTAAAGAGAACCCCAATGCCGACGTCAAACCCCATACCTTCATCTTCGGCGCCAAGGCTGCTCCGGGTTATTATCTGGCAAAACAGATCATCCAGATGATCTGTAAGATCGGCCAGATGCTGGAAAAAGATCCGCAGGTCCGGGATCTCATCAAGATCGTGTATCTGGAGGATTACCGCGTCACGGTGGCAGAAGAATTGATGCCGGCTGCCGATGTCAGTGAACAGATCTCCCTGGCTGGTACTGAGGCTTCCGGCACCGGAAATATGAAACTGATGATCAACGGCGCTATCACTTTGGGTACGTTGGACGGCGCCAATGTGGAAATCCATCGGGCGGTGGGCGACGACAACATCGTGTTGTTTGGCCTCAAGGCCGATGAAGTGGATAGCCTTAAGGCCAGCGGTTATAATCCCATGGTGTATTACAACAACAATGCTTATCTGCGCGGCGCTATCGATATGTTGAGCCGCGGTATCGAGGGAACGGACTTTAATGACATCCGCAATTCCCTCATGAACAAGGATCCTTATATGGTTATGGCCGATTTTGAAGATTATCATCGGGCGCATCAGTATATCAACCAAATTTATGGCGACCGCGATACCTGGAACAAAATGTCCCTGCACAACATCGCTGGGGCAGGTATCTTCAGCGCCGACCGCTCCATTGCCGAGTACGCCGGCAATATCTGGCATGCCCAACCCATTCTGACCAAAGAGGATTAA
- a CDS encoding cell division protein ZapA: MNPVNKKNRVRLNIRGSEYIVISEENEGYIREMGDTVDRRIEDILRGNPSSSVTAAAVLAALDFCDESRKASDSADNLRLQIKDYLEDAAKARLQADEMVRENERLQREIQMLRARYQPGRDQNTHS; encoded by the coding sequence ATGAATCCTGTCAATAAGAAAAACCGCGTCCGTCTCAACATCCGGGGATCGGAGTACATTGTGATATCGGAGGAAAACGAAGGCTATATCCGGGAGATGGGCGATACCGTAGACCGCCGCATTGAGGATATCCTAAGGGGCAACCCCAGCAGCTCGGTGACGGCGGCGGCCGTGCTGGCGGCGCTTGACTTCTGCGATGAAAGCCGTAAGGCATCCGATTCGGCCGACAATCTCCGCCTTCAGATCAAGGACTACCTGGAGGATGCCGCCAAAGCGCGTCTGCAAGCCGACGAGATGGTGCGGGAGAACGAACGGCTTCAACGGGAGATCCAGATGCTCCGTGCCCGGTATCAGCCGGGCCGGGATCAGAACACTCATTCATGA
- the lexA gene encoding transcriptional repressor LexA, with translation MKSLSQSQAMVYDFIRQRIQEDGIPPSVREICERTGIKSTSTVHYHLGALESAGYITRDHGRNRSIKLTQETSRFVPLLGRVTAGQPIMAVEEIEEYIPFPGSRKKGCDLFALRVQGESMIEAGILDGDIVVVEKVPSAQNGDIVVALVEGENATVKRFYKEDGHFRLQPENPTMDPIIVDQVDILGQVIACLRFYN, from the coding sequence ATGAAATCCCTAAGCCAATCCCAGGCGATGGTCTATGACTTTATTCGCCAGCGCATCCAAGAGGACGGCATCCCCCCATCTGTGCGGGAAATTTGTGAGCGCACTGGTATTAAGTCCACCTCCACCGTCCATTACCATCTCGGCGCTTTGGAGAGCGCCGGCTACATCACCAGAGATCACGGCCGCAACCGTTCCATTAAGCTGACGCAGGAAACATCCCGATTTGTCCCGCTGCTGGGCCGTGTCACAGCCGGCCAGCCTATTATGGCGGTGGAGGAAATCGAGGAGTATATCCCTTTCCCCGGATCCCGCAAAAAGGGATGCGATCTTTTTGCTCTGCGGGTGCAGGGTGAAAGTATGATCGAAGCCGGTATCTTAGACGGCGATATTGTTGTGGTGGAAAAAGTGCCTTCCGCTCAAAACGGCGACATCGTAGTGGCCTTGGTGGAAGGGGAAAACGCCACGGTTAAACGGTTTTATAAGGAAGACGGTCATTTCCGTCTCCAGCCGGAGAATCCCACCATGGATCCCATCATTGTGGATCAGGTGGACATCCTGGGGCAAGTCATCGCTTGCCTGCGGTTTTACAATTGA
- a CDS encoding YbjQ family protein, translating to MVLVTTSYISDRELATLGMVRGATVFSKNIGSDIAAGFKNLVGGELKGYTDMLNKSREIAIQRMIENAQEMGADAIVDVRFASSTITSGAAEVMAYGTAVKFK from the coding sequence ATGGTATTGGTAACAACCAGTTATATCAGCGACCGCGAATTAGCAACCCTGGGAATGGTGAGAGGAGCCACTGTTTTTTCCAAGAACATCGGCAGCGATATCGCCGCCGGATTTAAGAATCTGGTGGGAGGAGAGCTTAAGGGATACACCGATATGCTCAATAAATCCCGAGAAATCGCCATTCAGCGCATGATCGAGAATGCCCAAGAGATGGGTGCCGATGCCATTGTAGATGTGCGTTTTGCATCCAGCACCATTACGTCAGGAGCTGCTGAAGTGATGGCTTACGGCACAGCCGTCAAATTCAAATAA
- a CDS encoding helix-turn-helix domain-containing protein → MNTKQAVAARILDLCNQRDLAINTLANLSGVSPSTVYSILGEKSQNPGIVSLKKICDGLDISLREFFDCDLFDHLEQEIK, encoded by the coding sequence TTGAATACAAAGCAAGCTGTGGCAGCACGCATTCTTGATCTTTGCAATCAAAGGGATCTCGCTATTAATACACTGGCGAATCTTTCTGGCGTATCTCCTTCTACGGTCTACAGTATCCTTGGTGAAAAGAGTCAGAACCCTGGTATTGTCTCCCTGAAGAAAATCTGCGACGGTCTGGACATAAGTCTCCGGGAGTTTTTTGACTGCGATTTGTTCGATCATTTGGAACAAGAAATAAAATAA
- a CDS encoding peptidase U32 family protein codes for MSLEILAPAGGPEAVKAAVRAGADAVYLGYSSFSARASATNFDEQTLTEAVHYCHQRGVKVHLALNTIVRDEELDGALEAARLACDLSIDAVIVQDMGLCRLLKQAAPGLSLHASTQLSVHTLAGVQWMAKAGFDRVVLARELSREEIASIARKSPIEVEVFVHGALCASVSGQCYMSAFLGGRSGNRGRCAQPCRLPFQASDRCRNALSLKDYSIIDHLRELHAMGVASAKIEGRMKRPEYVAAAVSACRASLDEGKVPPDLMEHLKGVFSRSGFTDGYYTGRRGRNMVGIRQKEDVTAAQRALPVLQKLVAAERPAVPLHFRLTVKEGHPSCLTAWDEEQYQATAEGPQPQLAQSRALDRQSCEKQLKKTGGTPFFVREMDIRLGEGLNLPLSSLNALRRQALERLLQLRGERNPIPFVWPGRAGKPAPSEPKKGSPALYVRFGSLDQIPEGFEAQMVFLPLTASKGELTALSARFPGAGVEVPRAMFGREEAVRRRLQEAWRCGCCHALVHTWDGVRLACEEGFTLHGGFGLATANREALQEIKEAGFASAALWLELSLQQASRLTGILPVGYYAYGRLPLMLMRNCPAADNCKKCDGRQSLTDRKGTVFPVRCAGGAGEVLNSVPLCLADRTDGLSRLDLMHLHFTEETREEVEHVLRLFREGIPPSFSFTRGLSQKGVL; via the coding sequence ATGAGCCTGGAGATCCTGGCCCCGGCGGGAGGGCCGGAGGCTGTAAAAGCCGCCGTCCGGGCCGGGGCTGACGCGGTATACTTGGGGTATTCCTCGTTTAGCGCCAGAGCGTCCGCCACAAACTTTGACGAGCAGACCTTGACCGAAGCGGTGCATTACTGTCATCAAAGAGGGGTTAAGGTGCATTTGGCCCTCAACACCATTGTGCGGGACGAGGAATTGGACGGGGCGTTGGAAGCGGCGCGTTTGGCCTGTGATCTGTCCATAGACGCCGTTATTGTGCAGGATATGGGGCTGTGCCGCCTTTTGAAGCAGGCGGCGCCTGGATTGTCGCTTCACGCCTCCACACAACTGTCGGTGCACACTTTAGCGGGAGTGCAATGGATGGCAAAGGCCGGGTTTGACCGGGTGGTGCTTGCCCGGGAACTGAGCCGGGAGGAGATTGCATCCATTGCCCGGAAGTCGCCCATTGAGGTGGAGGTATTTGTCCACGGAGCGCTGTGTGCGTCGGTGTCGGGACAGTGCTATATGAGCGCCTTTCTGGGAGGACGCAGCGGCAATCGGGGCCGGTGTGCCCAACCCTGCCGACTCCCCTTTCAGGCGTCCGACCGATGCCGGAATGCTTTGAGCCTCAAGGACTATTCTATTATTGACCATTTGCGGGAGCTTCATGCCATGGGGGTGGCTTCGGCTAAAATAGAGGGACGCATGAAGCGTCCGGAATACGTAGCCGCCGCGGTATCGGCCTGCCGCGCTTCTTTGGATGAGGGCAAAGTTCCCCCCGATCTAATGGAGCATTTAAAGGGAGTGTTTTCCCGCAGCGGGTTTACCGACGGGTATTATACCGGCCGCCGAGGAAGGAATATGGTGGGGATCCGCCAAAAAGAGGACGTCACCGCGGCGCAGAGGGCGTTGCCTGTTTTGCAGAAGCTGGTTGCCGCCGAACGTCCGGCCGTCCCCCTGCATTTTCGCCTGACGGTGAAGGAGGGGCATCCCTCCTGCTTGACGGCCTGGGACGAGGAGCAGTATCAGGCGACGGCGGAAGGTCCTCAGCCGCAGCTTGCCCAGTCAAGGGCTCTGGACCGGCAAAGCTGCGAAAAACAGCTCAAAAAGACGGGAGGTACCCCGTTTTTTGTACGGGAAATGGACATTCGATTAGGAGAAGGGCTCAACCTGCCTCTCTCTTCCCTCAACGCCCTGCGCAGGCAGGCGCTGGAGCGTCTGCTCCAGCTTCGTGGAGAACGTAATCCAATCCCCTTTGTGTGGCCTGGGAGAGCTGGAAAACCGGCACCCAGTGAGCCCAAAAAGGGATCCCCTGCCCTTTACGTCCGGTTTGGGTCTCTGGATCAAATCCCGGAAGGGTTTGAGGCCCAAATGGTGTTTCTCCCGCTGACGGCATCGAAGGGGGAGCTCACCGCCCTATCGGCGAGGTTTCCGGGAGCGGGCGTGGAGGTGCCGCGGGCCATGTTCGGCCGGGAGGAAGCGGTACGGCGCCGGCTGCAAGAGGCCTGGAGGTGCGGATGCTGCCACGCGCTGGTGCACACCTGGGACGGGGTCCGTCTAGCCTGTGAGGAGGGCTTTACCCTTCACGGCGGCTTCGGCCTGGCGACAGCCAATCGGGAGGCGCTACAGGAGATAAAAGAAGCGGGATTTGCATCGGCGGCGCTGTGGCTGGAATTATCCCTCCAGCAGGCGTCCCGCCTGACGGGAATCCTGCCGGTGGGGTACTATGCTTACGGACGTCTCCCTCTGATGCTTATGCGCAACTGTCCGGCCGCCGACAATTGTAAGAAATGCGACGGACGTCAGAGTCTTACGGACCGCAAGGGAACGGTCTTCCCCGTGCGATGCGCAGGCGGCGCCGGGGAGGTGCTCAATTCGGTGCCCTTATGCCTTGCCGACCGTACGGACGGCCTCTCCCGCCTCGACTTGATGCATCTCCATTTTACAGAGGAGACAAGGGAAGAAGTGGAGCATGTGCTCAGGCTTTTCCGAGAGGGGATTCCCCCTTCCTTCTCATTTACCCGTGGGCTTAGTCAGAAGGGCGTCTTATAA
- the dut gene encoding dUTP diphosphatase, with amino-acid sequence MKALKIKRVSDKAILPRRATEGSAGMDLSACLEEPVTIAPGERVRIPTGIAIGLPSKETVGLVYARSGMAVRDGIALTNGVGVIDSDYTGEIQVGLINLSKEPYTINPGQRIAQLVVAPVLLPAIEEVEDLTETQRGSGGFGSTGR; translated from the coding sequence ATGAAAGCATTGAAGATCAAACGCGTGTCGGACAAGGCCATTCTGCCCCGGCGGGCCACGGAAGGATCGGCTGGTATGGATCTTTCGGCCTGCTTGGAGGAGCCTGTCACCATCGCGCCTGGGGAACGGGTACGAATCCCCACCGGCATCGCCATCGGACTGCCGTCTAAGGAGACGGTGGGATTGGTATACGCCCGCAGCGGAATGGCGGTGCGGGACGGCATCGCTCTCACAAACGGCGTAGGGGTCATCGACAGCGACTACACAGGCGAGATCCAGGTAGGGTTGATTAATTTGTCCAAAGAGCCTTATACGATAAATCCCGGACAGCGGATTGCCCAGTTGGTTGTGGCGCCGGTCCTGCTTCCCGCCATCGAGGAAGTGGAGGATCTTACGGAAACCCAGCGCGGCAGCGGTGGATTTGGTTCCACCGGCCGGTAA
- a CDS encoding Maf family protein produces the protein MALILASASPRRRDFLKQMGISFRVCPARGEEKIQPGWHPEEVASHLAKQKAWEVAARHPKDTVIGADTIVVLGSEVLGKPKDKEQAARMLSMLSGKTHQVMTGVWVITGGKGYGFVQKTEVKFYHLTGLEIKRYVDTGEPMDKAGAYGIQGMGMALVEGIKGDYTNVVGLPVARLLRLLRELGQL, from the coding sequence ATGGCTCTCATCTTAGCATCGGCGTCCCCCAGACGTCGGGACTTCTTAAAGCAAATGGGGATTTCCTTCCGGGTATGCCCTGCCCGGGGAGAAGAAAAAATTCAGCCGGGATGGCATCCGGAAGAGGTAGCCTCCCATCTGGCCAAGCAGAAGGCTTGGGAAGTGGCGGCCCGCCATCCCAAGGACACCGTCATCGGGGCCGATACCATTGTAGTACTGGGCAGCGAAGTGCTGGGCAAGCCCAAGGATAAGGAACAGGCTGCCCGCATGCTATCGATGCTGTCCGGCAAGACCCATCAGGTAATGACGGGGGTCTGGGTGATAACGGGCGGAAAAGGGTATGGATTTGTACAAAAAACCGAAGTCAAATTTTATCATCTGACGGGACTGGAGATCAAACGGTATGTGGATACCGGCGAGCCCATGGACAAAGCCGGAGCGTACGGCATCCAGGGAATGGGCATGGCGTTGGTGGAAGGCATCAAGGGCGATTACACCAATGTGGTAGGACTGCCGGTGGCCCGTCTGCTGCGGCTGCTCAGGGAATTGGGTCAATTGTAA
- a CDS encoding SpoIIE family protein phosphatase, translating into MKERVLRRPLAGKALPRQWVRVIETCCLTVLGFLLSQATVFDSLAPFGIAFAASVPKGRVNIFVAAGVAMGTIVPGGAGQPLRYLAALATVLAIQWIFGPFKRMVRHPAYAPISAFIAMAATGAALLPVYGTGVSSLLSVGAESLLCGGSAFFFAVSLRILWEGRRITTLSRQELCSVVVSAAAILVALSRLDIAGISVGRILAVLMVLLAAFYGRESCGSIAGVATGLIMSLSSADMSHLGGAYAVGGLMAGLFSPLNRLASALAFIVSNGIVAVRVGGSPAVYAGLFEVMIASVLFILFPADWGASLRKVLDPKVTAIPVTEGLRKSVVMRLQFASKSLGEISQSVDAASKKLRKMTTPNLDTTFSQATDRVCRNCGLSMFCWGPACYDTQNAVNDFTSILRKNGHIERSDIPAYFSKRCCHVDEFLREINASYRDYAVREAAERRVAEVRGAVVDQFEGMADMIGELADQLEEAQSFDQPCANRVAEVLSEFNLPPADVSCLLDRFERMTVTAVVTGYDMQSVSLRKLTQAVGEACDRVFEMPGVASVHGQTRLTFCQQAVYRLSIGCAQRSYQDGPLCGDSCESFFDGQGRAILMISDGMGSGGRAAVEGVMTTSLLGQLIKAGFGFDNSLGVVNSALMCKSRDEALSTLDVACFDLYTGHLQLMKAGAPLTLIRKNGKVLSCDTASLPVGILRDISFEHSELRLREGDIILMVSDGAICSGTDWMEAELTAAGQFTAQQLAERIVEQARLRRLDGKDDDITALVGIVKKGV; encoded by the coding sequence ATGAAAGAACGAGTTTTGCGCCGGCCTCTGGCGGGAAAGGCGCTGCCACGTCAATGGGTGCGGGTCATTGAGACGTGTTGTCTGACGGTGTTGGGATTCCTGCTCTCCCAGGCCACGGTATTCGACAGTTTAGCGCCCTTCGGCATCGCCTTCGCCGCCTCGGTGCCCAAGGGACGGGTCAACATCTTTGTGGCGGCAGGCGTGGCGATGGGAACCATCGTCCCGGGCGGCGCGGGACAGCCCCTCCGGTACCTGGCGGCGCTGGCGACGGTGCTTGCCATTCAGTGGATCTTCGGCCCCTTCAAAAGAATGGTGCGTCATCCGGCTTATGCGCCCATCTCGGCCTTTATCGCCATGGCTGCTACGGGCGCCGCCTTGCTGCCGGTGTATGGGACAGGCGTATCTTCCTTGTTGTCGGTGGGGGCGGAATCCCTCCTCTGCGGCGGATCGGCCTTTTTCTTCGCCGTCAGCCTGCGCATCCTGTGGGAGGGCAGGCGAATTACCACGCTATCCCGTCAGGAGCTGTGCAGTGTTGTGGTATCGGCGGCGGCCATCCTGGTGGCCTTGTCCCGCCTGGACATCGCCGGCATCTCCGTAGGACGCATCCTGGCGGTGCTGATGGTGCTATTGGCCGCCTTTTACGGACGTGAATCCTGCGGTTCCATCGCCGGCGTGGCGACGGGACTCATCATGAGCCTCAGCAGCGCCGATATGTCCCATCTCGGCGGCGCCTATGCCGTCGGCGGCCTGATGGCCGGATTGTTCTCCCCGCTCAACCGTTTGGCCAGCGCCTTGGCCTTCATCGTGTCTAACGGCATTGTAGCCGTCCGCGTGGGGGGATCCCCTGCGGTGTATGCGGGGTTATTTGAAGTCATGATCGCTTCGGTGCTGTTTATCTTGTTCCCGGCCGACTGGGGCGCCAGCTTGCGCAAGGTCCTGGATCCCAAGGTGACGGCCATTCCGGTTACGGAAGGGCTTCGCAAATCGGTGGTCATGCGTTTGCAGTTTGCGTCCAAGTCGTTGGGAGAGATCTCCCAGTCGGTGGATGCCGCGTCCAAAAAGCTGCGCAAGATGACCACTCCCAATCTGGATACCACCTTCTCCCAGGCGACCGACCGTGTATGCCGTAACTGCGGGCTCAGCATGTTCTGCTGGGGCCCGGCTTGTTACGATACCCAAAACGCCGTCAATGATTTTACCTCCATCCTGCGCAAAAACGGGCACATCGAACGTTCCGATATCCCGGCCTATTTTTCCAAGCGATGCTGCCATGTGGACGAGTTCCTGCGGGAGATCAACGCGAGTTATCGGGATTATGCCGTCCGGGAGGCGGCCGAACGCCGGGTGGCGGAGGTGCGCGGCGCGGTGGTGGATCAGTTCGAAGGCATGGCCGATATGATCGGTGAGCTGGCCGACCAGCTGGAGGAGGCCCAATCCTTCGATCAGCCCTGCGCCAACCGGGTAGCGGAGGTCCTCAGTGAGTTTAACCTGCCGCCGGCCGACGTCAGCTGTCTTCTGGACCGGTTTGAACGCATGACGGTCACGGCGGTTGTGACGGGCTACGACATGCAATCGGTTTCCCTGCGCAAGCTGACTCAGGCGGTAGGGGAGGCCTGTGATCGGGTATTTGAAATGCCGGGTGTTGCATCTGTCCACGGCCAGACCCGTCTGACCTTCTGCCAACAGGCGGTGTACCGGCTGTCCATCGGATGCGCCCAGCGGTCCTATCAGGACGGGCCCTTGTGCGGCGATTCCTGTGAAAGCTTCTTCGACGGCCAAGGCCGCGCCATCCTCATGATCAGCGACGGCATGGGCTCCGGTGGACGCGCCGCAGTGGAGGGCGTCATGACCACCTCTCTCTTGGGACAACTTATTAAAGCGGGGTTTGGGTTTGACAATTCCCTGGGCGTGGTCAATTCAGCTCTCATGTGCAAGTCCCGGGACGAGGCGTTGTCCACCTTGGACGTAGCTTGTTTCGACCTCTATACCGGCCATCTCCAGCTGATGAAGGCCGGCGCCCCCCTGACCCTGATCCGCAAAAACGGCAAGGTTCTCTCATGCGACACGGCCTCTTTGCCGGTGGGGATCCTGCGGGACATCTCCTTTGAACATTCGGAGCTCCGGCTCAGGGAAGGAGATATTATCCTGATGGTGTCCGACGGGGCCATTTGCAGCGGCACCGACTGGATGGAGGCCGAACTGACAGCCGCCGGACAGTTTACCGCCCAACAGCTGGCCGAACGCATTGTGGAACAGGCCCGTCTGAGACGTCTGGACGGCAAGGACGACGATATTACCGCTCTGGTCGGTATCGTAAAAAAAGGCGTCTAA
- a CDS encoding pyridoxamine kinase, whose protein sequence is MAAGFARQKDVKNVTPPKRVAAIHDLSGFGKCSLTEILPILAASGIECSALPTAVLSTHTGGFSGFTYRDLTQDMPAMARHWKNIGVRFDAIYTGFLGSEDQIQIVSDIIDLLGDEDGLVLIDPVMGDEGNLYQTYTPAMARGVARLCGKADVIVPNLTEAAFLLDEPYREGPYDHAYIQGVARRLCALGPKKVVLTGVYYREDELGAATLDSQTDEFSFYSQKAVPGFYHGTGDIFSSVLLCGLLNGLSLPAAAALAVDFTHNCIQRTYEASIDQRFGVLFEQAIPRLIQRFGLFPSTDPQSR, encoded by the coding sequence ATGGCTGCGGGCTTTGCCCGCCAAAAGGATGTGAAAAATGTGACTCCACCCAAACGCGTGGCCGCTATCCACGACTTATCCGGGTTTGGGAAATGCTCGCTGACTGAGATTCTCCCTATTCTGGCTGCGTCCGGTATCGAATGCAGCGCTTTGCCTACTGCTGTCTTATCCACCCACACCGGCGGTTTTTCTGGATTTACCTACCGGGATTTGACCCAAGATATGCCCGCTATGGCGCGGCATTGGAAAAATATCGGCGTCCGATTTGACGCTATCTATACCGGTTTTCTTGGTTCAGAGGACCAAATCCAAATTGTATCGGATATCATTGATCTCCTGGGAGATGAGGATGGTCTTGTTCTGATCGACCCCGTGATGGGGGATGAAGGAAACCTTTACCAGACCTATACACCAGCCATGGCTCGAGGTGTCGCCCGGTTGTGCGGCAAGGCTGACGTCATTGTCCCCAACCTGACCGAGGCCGCTTTCCTGCTGGATGAGCCTTATCGGGAAGGCCCCTACGATCATGCGTACATACAAGGCGTCGCCAGGCGACTGTGTGCCTTAGGTCCCAAAAAAGTTGTCCTCACTGGGGTATATTATCGGGAAGACGAGCTGGGCGCCGCCACCCTGGATTCCCAGACTGATGAATTCTCCTTTTACAGCCAGAAGGCCGTCCCCGGATTTTATCACGGTACCGGCGATATTTTCAGCAGCGTCCTGCTCTGCGGGCTGTTAAACGGTTTATCTCTGCCCGCCGCCGCGGCCCTGGCGGTGGACTTCACCCATAACTGTATCCAGCGCACCTATGAGGCCAGCATCGATCAGCGCTTCGGCGTGTTATTTGAGCAAGCCATCCCCCGCCTAATCCAGAGATTTGGCCTTTTCCCGTCAACCGATCCTCAAAGCCGCTGA